A window of Kwoniella pini CBS 10737 chromosome 9, complete sequence genomic DNA:
cttcttcttcttttacgAAGAATTCTACAAATGCTTTTTGAAATACATACCCTCCTCTTGGTCCCCAACCATGAATTGGATCTTCAGACTTAACAGCATCCACACATGGTTGAGATCCAACTGTCCAACATTGCATTTTTTCGGAGTTTAGTTCCAATAAATGTGGTAAAATGGTAAGTGATTCGGGAGATAGTGGAAGATCGCAGAATGGGGTGGTTGGCgtagaaggagatgaaCGAAGGTAGGAAGTGAAGAATGCTGATAATTCTTGGACAGTCGTTGGTGTACCCCATTCCTTTAGGGCTTGAGCGGCCTATGAATGAGAATGCACTTTAGCTGAACATCACATGACAGATCAAATCGAGCCATAAGATGCATGAACTAGTGAGTGACGATCAGACTCACAGTAATTTTCAAACCGCTTCCCCACCCGTCAATCTCACCATACGCAGGTGACCTAACATCCGTAAATCGACCATTAGGATACTCATCCCAACTATCTTCGGCGCCTTGACCGCTATTCGAGGTAGCTCCGCCTTGAATACCCCCTTTCTTAGGTACAGGCGGTAAAGAATTATGTTGAAGTCCCCATTGCGCGAGTTGAGAAGCCTCACTTGGACTGACCGAAAGTTCGGATATTTGATGGCCCAAACCCGATCCATTGACAGTAGTACGTCCATTTATCGCGATTGTACCATTAGTTTGCGgttgatcatcttctatcAACCTATTGTGTCTAACTAAAGGCGATTTTTCGATTGAAGGAGCACTCGTACTTGTCCATTTCAGATTCTCTAAGATTGTTCGCACGGatttttccaaattcaaagtGCAAAAATGAATACCGGGTACTAATTTTGACTCTAAGACTTGTTTGACCATCTTTGTAGCTAATTCTGCTCCGTATCTTTTCACCGCTGAATCATCGGAAGAGATTGGTATAAGATCTGATGAGATGGCCTCAGGTACAGGACATTTTGTAAGGTTTACCAATCGCCTGAATGAGGCAAAGTTCTGAATAGGCATGATTCCAGGTATAATTGGTTGGGTAATACCTGTATATCCACTCAAAGTCAGCGGTACTCCGTCACGACATGATTTTTCGAAAGACGCTTACCCTTCTCTCTACATATCCTGACCCAATCCAAGAATCCTTCAACATCGTAAAACAGCTGGGTAATGATAAAATCCGCTCCTGCGTCACACTTAATCTTTAGGTATTCTAGATCTTTATCAGAAGATTCGCTATCTGGATGAGGTGTCGGATAACCAGCCACACCAATACAGAAATAGTCATTATAATTGTTTCGGATGTATCGTACGAGATCATCTGCatgttgaaaataatcAGGTTGAGGATTTGGTTCGGTGGAGTACTCTTCAGATCGAGGTGCATCTCCACGGAGGGCTAATATGTTCCGAACTCCAAGGGATTTACATCTCTACACGTAGACATCAAAATAAGCGTCGAGTCATTCATGTTCGTCAACAAAGGCTAAAAGTCGTTGGACTAGACGTGATCTCTTGCATAGCCATCAAACTTACCTCTAAAGCTTGATCGACTTTCTCCTTTGGCATATTCGTGCATGTCAAATGCAGTATTACTTCCAATCCCAATTTAACGACTTGCTCAGCTAGTTCCAATGATTTATCCGCGGTGGATCCTCCTGCTCCCCATGTTACTGAGACTGCTAATGGTGAAGGAAGAGGTGCTGAAGCTAATCTTTGAATACGATCTAATAGATTGACTAAACCTGCTTCTGTCCTAGGCGGGAAGAACTCGAAGGTATGAAAAGGAGTAATCCTATCTCTCAAGAGTGATGTGAGTTGAGGCATAATAGTTCCTTTCCCCGACTTTCGCTGTTGTAAAGTAAATGATAAGTTTGTTTTGGTTCGAGTAGAAAAGTGATCTATTTTGGATTTATACTTTTCTTGGTTTAATCTAACTTTACTCGATCAAAGACGACATCAAAACAGggataatttgattccgtcaTTCCAGCGATTGCCGATCACGTGATTTATTCGGGGATTAACGATTGGTTCCGATTCTGTAATGACCACTTGACgaaataattaaataaagttgaatatTCAAACTTTTTATAAGTCGCTTTGAATACCTGATAGCAAAATCGACGAACCAAACTGTATAACATGTGTATATTTatatagatgaattagGCAAGAGAGTGGGAGGTCTCGGTAGGAATCATGAATCCTTAAATAACAAATATAATCCATAACAACCCGAAGCACGAGATGGATTGGCTCAACCGGCTTCGATTATTAGCCATACCGACACTATGTGCCTTTTTGAGCTTTGTCTTCGTGGTCATCAGACCTTGGTCAAAAATTGCTGGACAGTAAGTACTTCGATCAAATCTCCGAACCCTTCACATGCGAATCAGAATTGACAGACCGCTTGTGATAGATGGGCTTTTCTGGTATATACTTCAAAtctgatcttcttttttccGAGAGGTAGAATCAGTCTTCAGCTGGAAGCCACCGGTAAGTCAGCTGCCAGGATATTTGATTCTGCCGATGGCTGACGACGTGTTGTTGTTAGTCATTGGTACGATAGGAGGGATACTTGGTATTACTTGGTCAACTGCGACTCTCGCTATCGCAGCATGGTGTGGCAGGAAGTATGGGTCAGATTCGGCTGAAAGTAGAGCTATACTTGGTCTGGGATTAGCATTACTTGCTTTGATCGGTCagtttgatctttttctaCCTGCAACCTTGGGTCTTATACTGACGTAAACCCATCATCAGTCGGCTTTATTCGAAACAAATATCGCCGGCTGAATGCCTTTTCCAAGATTGCCATATTCTTTCCTATTTTCATGTTGACCAGTCAACAATCCATAACGCATGTGAGCATTTCCTGATTAAGCCATGCGAAGCAGCCGAATGACTGACTTTTGAAATGAAGCTCACTCCGGCCCATTTCCTGCAACAACTCTAcgtcatcatcttttcaGCTGTATTCGCTTTGATACCGACACTCATACTGGCTCCCCATCAATCGTCTGATCAGTTGGGCCTCCACATCAACAATACCGTAGAAACAATATGTTCTCTTTTGCCGTTGTCAATATCAAGTCTtttagaaattgatcaCCAGAACCCTCAAGCGACACAAGGTATACCTCCGAATTTGAAGAACGAACTGGAAGGTCAACCGCAATTGTCCGAGGCTTCCCATCAAGACAGACTTGCAAAACAGCTCAAGAATGAGGTCGCAAATCTTCATATCTCAAGTTCATCTTATGTCAGAGAGAGTAAATTATTGGAAAGGCAATCGGCTTCCTTGCTATCAGTTATTAAAGCTCTTCAGTGCCTGCAAAGAAACCCTTTACTTGGCCAAACAAGTCATGCGCCAGGCGAACGTATCCAAGCGGCTTTACAAAAGTCTTTCCCTCCCTCAAGACCAAGTAGTGCAGCTGGGACCCCGAAGCATCGCAGATCTTTAAGCTCAATTCGACGTCAATCTCGGCTTTCCATATCAGCTGATCGAGAGTACCCACTCAATGACCTAGGACATAGACTAAGACATTTAACAAGCGATTATGGTAGACCGAGCGATTCCAATAGGAGTATCCCTTTACATACCAAACCAGATCTTAAAATCGCAAGTCAACATCTCGTAGAAGCTATTGTTGTTTCTCTTCAAATAGTCAACCTGACTTTGATGGAAAAATTTCATTGGTCAGCTGGTCCTCAAGGCGCGAAGCCGGAAAAAAATCGAGAAGATTTGTTCGATGCCAAAGTTACTCTCGAGGACGTGCTTTCTGACGTACAAAGAGCTTTGGGTACTCTACTTAGTGGATCTACGAAAGGACTCGAGACAGATCATTCTCAAACAGCATCCTTGTCAGCTACGCTCATATCACATACTCATCCACACATTGCGTTTTCAGAAAATACGGATGTAACAGATCTCTTACAGAATAAAGATAGGTTTAGACTGGCGTTTTACATGACGGCTTTGCTAGATTTAGCTAGGGACGTTCATGGGATCACAAACACGGTCATTGGAATGGGCGAAAGAGAAATCACACCCTTTAGCTGGATGGCAATCTTTAGGTTGGGTTGGATGAGAcatgataaagatgaagacaACGCAGAGCCGGAAGGCAAAGCCGTTAGTAAGTTTTTCTGACTTTACGCTTGACTTCTGCAGAGTATATGAAACTTAGCCGAGAATTCGAATAGATGAGACCGACCTAGTGATGGAGCAGGAACAGCCGAAAGACGAAACGAGGGAGTACCAAGATATGGATTTTGTCACTGCTACTTTACATCATAGGCGGTCGCCCGTTGTCGAACATGGAGATATGAGAGATGGCTTGGCCAGAGCTTGGCGTCGGATATGGGATAATCATCGCATTGTCAAATGTATGTAAAACTCATTTCGTTCTCACGATGAATCCTTATGGCTGACGTGAACCGCTATGGTTATTCTTTGGCGTAGCGCGTATACTGCTGTCTCGATTTTTACATCAGACCAAACACTCCCGACATGTCTTATTTTCTCTCAAGATGGGTTTAGGTATTTCACTCCTTTCCATTCCTGCATTCTTGCCCCCAGATCATGCAGGACGAAAATGGTATGATTCGTCTCGAGGCGGGTGGATGGTCGTTTCATACATGTTCGTCTTGGAAGATACGACAGGAGCCATCCTGAAAGTTGGATTTTTGCGGGGCTTAGGATGTCTTATAGGAGCTGTCGTGGGTTATGTCGTGAGCAGTCGAATTTGAATATCTCTAGCCCTTGTAAGTTGTTTATACTAACGCATGAGGGCTTCATAGTGCGCAATAATAGCTCGGGAGAATCCATACGCTCTCGTTGTATTAGCTACAGCATGTACGATACCCATTTCGTGGCACATTTTATTCAACACCTCTACACCAGGTTTGGGGGTCTCGATAGGAATCACTCTACCACCTTTGCTATTCATCACCTACCTTAATGAATCTCATGGACAATCGTAT
This region includes:
- a CDS encoding methylenetetrahydrofolate reductase, whose translation is MPQLTSLLRDRITPFHTFEFFPPRTEAGLVNLLDRIQRLASAPLPSPLAVSVTWGAGGSTADKSLELAEQVVKLGLEVILHLTCTNMPKEKVDQALERCKSLGVRNILALRGDAPRSEEYSTEPNPQPDYFQHADDLVRYIRNNYNDYFCIGVAGYPTPHPDSESSDKDLEYLKIKCDAGADFIITQLFYDVEGFLDWVRICREKGITQPIIPGIMPIQNFASFRRLVNLTKCPVPEAISSDLIPISSDDSAVKRYGAELATKMVKQVLESKLVPGIHFCTLNLEKSVRTILENLKWTSTSAPSIEKSPLVRHNRLIEDDQPQTNGTIAINGRTTVNGSGLGHQISELSVSPSEASQLAQWGLQHNSLPPVPKKGGIQGGATSNSGQGAEDSWDEYPNGRFTDVRSPAYGEIDGWGSGLKITAAQALKEWGTPTTVQELSAFFTSYLRSSPSTPTTPFCDLPLSPESLTILPHLLELNSEKMQCWTVGSQPCVDAVKSEDPIHGWGPRGGYVFQKAFVEFFVKEEEVEKLKEKVELKSQGKISFYAGNKKGKFKTNTEEDTVNAVTWGVFPGQEIVQSTIIETESFLAWKEEAFDIWTEWSLLYPRNSISRKLLEKISSEWWLVSLIHHDYKDKEALWKFLIEE